One Citrus sinensis cultivar Valencia sweet orange chromosome 5, DVS_A1.0, whole genome shotgun sequence genomic window, aaatactaaatatgtgaaattatttgcataaaataggggaaagaaaataagaaaaagacaGTTAGCAACGTGAGGTGGAGCCTACGCTATCCTACAATTGACTAAAAATAAGTCGATGCAATGACGATGTTGTTGTAAGTGAAAAATagatgatttttattatatttattatgaaCAGAAAATCCAAATGACATTCTTCTCTGAGCCCCCACTGTgatcttcccaaatttctctcttactatttttcttttcaccgAATCAACACCTTTTGTGTTTTTCAACTCTTGGATtcacaaaaaacaaacaaacaaacaaatcccATCTgggatatttacaattttgaaagaaaaaaaaaaaaatgaagaagcaGAGTTCAGGATCAGGCTCAACAAAGCCAGCAAACACAGTTTTGCCTTATCAAACGCCAAGACTAAGGGACCATTATTTGCTTGGGAAGAAACTAGGACAAGGGCAATTCGGAACCACTTATTTGTGCATACATAAGACAACAAACGCTCATTTTGCATGCAAATCAATACCAAAGAGGAAGCTTTTGTGCCGTGAGGATTACGATGATGTGTGGAGGGAGATTCAGATCATGCATCATTTGTCTGAGCATCCAAACGTGGTGCAAATCAAAGGGACGTATGAGGATTCTGTGTTTGTGCATTTGGTGATGGAATTGTGTGCTGGTGGTGAGCTGTTTGACAGGATTGTGGCAAAGGGTCATTATAGTGAGAGAGAGGCTGCAAAGTTGATAAAGACAATTGTGAGCGTTGTTGAGGGGTGCCATTCTCTTGGGGTTATGCATAGAGATCTTAAGCCTGAGAATTTCTTGTTTGATACCGATGGTGATGATGCCAAGCTTATGGCCACTGATTTTGGCTTGTCTGTCTTCTACAAGCCAggttgcctttttttttttttttttcaactttctttctttttaataatttaattatcttttctgGTTGATCCTTGATTGAAAGTTTGGATATCTTTGTTGATTTGTGTTCTTAATAGCAGAAGTGTAATTTTGGGTTGATATTGTGTTGTCTGTGGTTTGCAAGCCAGGTTAGGTTTTTTGGTTGATCCCttgattcaaattttgaagttttgtttctttttggcCTTGATAGCAGATGTGTAgtcttttgtttcaaaattgattgttcgtttgttcttttatgttcTATAAGCATGATTTTTTTACTGATTTTATCTTCATGAAATGCATTTGTTATATTTGGTTGTTTTTGGAGGGAATCTTTTAgcctttttgtttaatttggaGGTATTTGTAAATTGATTACCCTTCTGATCGTTTTGAAGGAGAGAATATTTCTTGTTAATTGTCAAAGTTTTCCGGTTTCTTGTGATTAGATTGACATAATTGTTTGCACTGAAATTTCTGTCAGTTGTTGAATTTGAGAATCCATTTGCAGGTGTTGTGTTGTGAACCAATTAgatataattgaaatttgatgatgataaccTAGATTCTTGCACAATCTTTTCGAAATCAAAATTATCCACATTTCTTGAGTGCTAATTTTGTtatactattttaaaaaaaaatcttattatacATAGTTTGCTTAACCATTGGTAGGGATGAATAGAAAGCTTAAGTCATGAATTAAAGATGTCATTGATCTTTTCCCTTTTAGGCTCAATTTCTGTTTTTGGcttgtttaaaaattttacatcaTTCCAAAAATAGGAGCTTTCTTCATGTTTGTTGAAAAGATAATGCTTTCTGACTCATACTCGTGAgctgggaaaaaaattaaatttaggtGTATTTTGGATTCTTTGACTGAAGAAAGCACATCTTTACTCCCAAAACTGAAGCTAAGATCCGGTCGTCAGGTTGCTGGTTCAGGCTTTTGCCTTCAGGCCTATAGACTGATCACGTCTCAGGGGAGGAAAGCACCTGCCTTGGGCGTCTACTTTTGAGTTCATTCACAGGCCAACAAGCTGGTGTTTTTGGTTTCTGGGTGATATTTCGATAAATCTGAAtgattggtttttttttttttccctttttccaTCCAGGACAATATCTGTCCGATGTAGTTGGAAGTCCCTATTATGTTGCACCTGAGGTTTTGCTGAAGCATTATGGACCTGAAATTGACGTATGGAGTGCTGGTGTCATTCTATACATCTTATTAAGTGGAGTTCCTCCTTTTTGGGCAGGTATCCATCATGATGAGCATATCCGTCTTCTTTGCATTTCTAGAGTTGCAGGTGTATCATCTATGTTTTAGTTTAGTCTTCAGTTCAATTAACAATTAGTGTATGTTGTTTATCCAATATTTGCAGAAACTGAATCAGGAATCTTCAAACAGATTTTACAAGgcaaattagatt contains:
- the LOC102623817 gene encoding calcium-dependent protein kinase 11 isoform X2, coding for MKKQSSGSGSTKPANTVLPYQTPRLRDHYLLGKKLGQGQFGTTYLCIHKTTNAHFACKSIPKRKLLCREDYDDVWREIQIMHHLSEHPNVVQIKGTYEDSVFVHLVMELCAGGELFDRIVAKGHYSEREAAKLIKTIVSVVEGCHSLGVMHRDLKPENFLFDTDGDDAKLMATDFGLSVFYKPGQYLSDVVGSPYYVAPEVLLKHYGPEIDVWSAGVILYILLSGVPPFWAETESGIFKQILQGKLDFESDPWPSISDSAKDLIRKMLERDPRRRISAHEVLCHPWIVDDTVAPDKPLDSAVLSRLKHFCAMNKLKKMALRVIAERLSEEEIGGLKELFKMIDTDESGTITFEELKVGLKRVGSQLMESEIKALMDAADIDNNGTIEYEMVVVTSPSMSYNRPAKSLV